Proteins encoded together in one Lutra lutra chromosome 4, mLutLut1.2, whole genome shotgun sequence window:
- the AZIN1 gene encoding antizyme inhibitor 1 isoform X1, with protein sequence MKGFLDDANYSVGLLDEGTNLGNVIDNYVYEHTLTGKNAFFVGDLGKIVKKHSQWQNIVAQIKPFYTVKCNSAPAVLEILAALGTGFACSSKTEMALVQELGVSPENIIYISPCKQVSQIKYAAKIGVNIMTCDNEVELKKIARNHPNAKVLLHIATEDNIGGEEGNMKFGTTLKNCRHLLECAKELDVQIIGVKFHVSNACKESQVYVHALSDARCVFDMAGEFGFTMNMLDIGGGFTGTEFQLEEVNHVISPLLDVYFPEGSGIKIISEPGSYYVSSAFTLAVNIIAKKVVENDKFSSGVEKTGSDEPTFMYYMNDGVYGSFASKLSEDLNTIPEVHKKYKEDEPLFTSSLWGPSCDELDQIVESCLLPELNVGDWLIFDNMGADSLHEPSAFNDFQRPAIYYMMSFSDWYEMQDAGITSDTMMKNFFVPSCIQLSQEDSFSSEA encoded by the exons ATGAAAGGATTTCTTGACGATGCAAACTACTCCGTTGGCCTGTTGGATGAAGGAACAAACCTTGGAAATGTTATTGATAACTATGTTTATGAACATACCCTG ACggggaaaaatgcattttttgtgGGAGATCTTGGAAAGATTGTGAAGAAACACAGTCAGTGGCAGAACATAGTGGCTCAGATCAAGCCATTCTACACAGTAAAGTGCAACTCCGCTCCAGCTGTACTTGAGATTTTGGCAGCTCTTGGGACTGGATTTGCTTGCTCCAGTAAA aCTGAAATGGCTTTAGTGCAAGAATTGGGTGTGTCTCCAGAAAACATCATTTACATAAGTCCTTGCAAGCAAGTGTCTCAAATAAAGTACGCAGCAAAGATTGGAGTGAATATCATGACATGTGACAATGAAGTTGAGTTGAAGAAAATTGCACGTAATCACCCAAATGCCAA GGTCTTACTACATATTGCAACAGAAGATAATATTGGAGGCGAAGAGGGTAACATGAAGTTTGGCACTACCCTGAAGAACTGTAGGCATCTCTTGGAATGTGCTAAGGAACTTGATGTCCAAATTATTGGTGTTAA ATTTCATGTTTCAAATGCTTGCAAAGAATCTCAAGTATATGTACATGCTCTGTCTGATGCTCGATGTGTGTTTGACATGGCT GGAGAATTTGGCTTCACGATGAACATGTTAGATATTGGCGGAGGCTTCACAGGAACTGAATTTCAGTTGGAAGAG GTTAATCATGTTATCAGCCCTTTGTTGGATGTCTACTTTCCTGAAGGATCTGGCATTAAGATAATCTCAGAACCTGGAAGCTACTATGTGTCTTCTGCATTTACACTTGCAGTTAATATCATTGCAAAGAAAGTTGTTGAGAATGATAAATTTTCCTCTGGAG TAGAAAAAACCGGAAGTGATGAACCAACCTTCATGTATTATATGAATGATGGTGTTTATGGTTCTTTTGCAAGTAAACTGTCTGAGGACTTAAATACCATTCCAGAGGTTCACAAG AAATACAAGGAAGATGAGCCTCTGTTTACAAGCAGCCTTTGGGGTCCATCCTGTGATGAGCTTGATCAAATTGTGGAAAGCTGTCTTCTTCCTGAGCTAAATGTGGGAGATTGGCTTATCTTTGATAACATGGGAGCAGATTCTCTTCATGAACCATCTGCTTTTAATGATTTTCAGAGGCCAGCTATTTACTACATGATGTCATTTAGTGATTG GTATGAGATGCAAGATGCTGGAATTACTTCAGACACAATGATGAAGAACTTCTTTGTGCCTTCTTGCATTCAGCTGAGCCAAGAAGATAGCTTTTCTTCTGAAGCTTAA
- the AZIN1 gene encoding antizyme inhibitor 1 isoform X2 codes for MKGFLDDANYSVGLLDEGTNLGNVIDNYVYEHTLTGKNAFFVGDLGKIVKKHSQWQNIVAQIKPFYTVKCNSAPAVLEILAALGTGFACSSKTEMALVQELGVSPENIIYISPCKQVSQIKYAAKIGVNIMTCDNEVELKKIARNHPNAKVLLHIATEDNIGGEEGNMKFGTTLKNCRHLLECAKELDVQIIGVKFHVSNACKESQVYVHALSDARCVFDMAGEFGFTMNMLDIGGGFTGTEFQLEEVNHVISPLLDVYFPEGSGIKIISEPGSYYVSSAFTLAVNIIAKKVVENDKFSSGEKTGSDEPTFMYYMNDGVYGSFASKLSEDLNTIPEVHKKYKEDEPLFTSSLWGPSCDELDQIVESCLLPELNVGDWLIFDNMGADSLHEPSAFNDFQRPAIYYMMSFSDWYEMQDAGITSDTMMKNFFVPSCIQLSQEDSFSSEA; via the exons ATGAAAGGATTTCTTGACGATGCAAACTACTCCGTTGGCCTGTTGGATGAAGGAACAAACCTTGGAAATGTTATTGATAACTATGTTTATGAACATACCCTG ACggggaaaaatgcattttttgtgGGAGATCTTGGAAAGATTGTGAAGAAACACAGTCAGTGGCAGAACATAGTGGCTCAGATCAAGCCATTCTACACAGTAAAGTGCAACTCCGCTCCAGCTGTACTTGAGATTTTGGCAGCTCTTGGGACTGGATTTGCTTGCTCCAGTAAA aCTGAAATGGCTTTAGTGCAAGAATTGGGTGTGTCTCCAGAAAACATCATTTACATAAGTCCTTGCAAGCAAGTGTCTCAAATAAAGTACGCAGCAAAGATTGGAGTGAATATCATGACATGTGACAATGAAGTTGAGTTGAAGAAAATTGCACGTAATCACCCAAATGCCAA GGTCTTACTACATATTGCAACAGAAGATAATATTGGAGGCGAAGAGGGTAACATGAAGTTTGGCACTACCCTGAAGAACTGTAGGCATCTCTTGGAATGTGCTAAGGAACTTGATGTCCAAATTATTGGTGTTAA ATTTCATGTTTCAAATGCTTGCAAAGAATCTCAAGTATATGTACATGCTCTGTCTGATGCTCGATGTGTGTTTGACATGGCT GGAGAATTTGGCTTCACGATGAACATGTTAGATATTGGCGGAGGCTTCACAGGAACTGAATTTCAGTTGGAAGAG GTTAATCATGTTATCAGCCCTTTGTTGGATGTCTACTTTCCTGAAGGATCTGGCATTAAGATAATCTCAGAACCTGGAAGCTACTATGTGTCTTCTGCATTTACACTTGCAGTTAATATCATTGCAAAGAAAGTTGTTGAGAATGATAAATTTTCCTCTGGAG AAAAAACCGGAAGTGATGAACCAACCTTCATGTATTATATGAATGATGGTGTTTATGGTTCTTTTGCAAGTAAACTGTCTGAGGACTTAAATACCATTCCAGAGGTTCACAAG AAATACAAGGAAGATGAGCCTCTGTTTACAAGCAGCCTTTGGGGTCCATCCTGTGATGAGCTTGATCAAATTGTGGAAAGCTGTCTTCTTCCTGAGCTAAATGTGGGAGATTGGCTTATCTTTGATAACATGGGAGCAGATTCTCTTCATGAACCATCTGCTTTTAATGATTTTCAGAGGCCAGCTATTTACTACATGATGTCATTTAGTGATTG GTATGAGATGCAAGATGCTGGAATTACTTCAGACACAATGATGAAGAACTTCTTTGTGCCTTCTTGCATTCAGCTGAGCCAAGAAGATAGCTTTTCTTCTGAAGCTTAA